The Sulfurihydrogenibium azorense Az-Fu1 genome contains the following window.
TAAAAAACAATCCTTTTACAGTTGCCCATCACACACCTGTTAATAAAGACCCTTTTATCTACGCCATATCAGTAGATAAGACAAATTACAGCTATAGCCTTCTACTTGAAAGTCAGGATTTTAGTATAAACTTTCTACCTTTTGAATTTGTAAAGCATATACACACAATAGGAAAAACTCATGGAAATGAAGTTGATAAGTGGGAGATTACAAATTTAAAACACCAAAAAGGTACGATGATAGAATCTTACATAATAACAGACTCTCTTGTCATTTATGAATGTAAAAAGGTGAACCATGTAGAGTTTCAAGACCACTGTTTGTTTTTTGGGAAGGTTGTAATGAAGCACTACAAGAAAGGATTTATTAAACCAAATAAAGTTAGATTTACACTTTTCCATGGTAAAAACTTTTACTCAACAAACAAGCATCCTAAAAAGCTGTTTTTTGATAATCTTTAACAATCTCTTCTTTGGTTTTACACAGGCAGGGGTCTAAGTATGGCTTTGCAAGGGGAGAGGTTTCTAACCTTTGTTTTTCTTTTTCCGGAAGTTCCGGTATATCTCCCTTTATCGTTGCCACAGTTGATGGACTTCTTCTTCCTACTGGCTCAACAAGTCCTATCTTAAAGCCTGCCTCTATCAAGCCTTTTCTAACTGGTAGTGAAGCTGAGTATGTAGCTAAGATGGCCTTGTCTGTCATAAGATTTTTTACAACTTTAAATAGGTCTAAAGTCCACATCTCAGTGTTTACCTTCGGTGAAAATGGGTCGTAAAATACTGCATCAAACTTGTATCCGGATTTTGATAGATCTAAAAGTATCCTTCTTCCCTCTCCTAAGACTACAGTCAGACTCACTCCGTCAGCTGAAGCAGTGTAAGATGGGTAGATATTTTCGTTAAGTGTTATTTTTGATGGTTTTAAAGATTTTATAAAGTTGTACTCTTTTTGAAGGTTTTCTGGAATTTCCATCTGGTTTATTCTTTCTAAAAAATTTTCGTCCTTTTCTACTGAGACAATGTTTATCTTTATATTTTGATTGTTTTCTTTTGCAACTTTTACAGCAACTGCAACATTATAACCAAGTCCAAATCCTACATCTAAGATGTTTATCTCCTCTTTTTCCTTTGCCAGTTTGTCTATCTTACATGGGAGGGTAAACTTGTACAGACTTTCTGTGTAGGCTCCGGCTTTTGTACTATGGTAAGCCTCGTTGTAATCAAAGTTGTAAAAAGTCTGAGTTCCATCAGCCGTTATCACTCTACCATCTGTAAACCTTATATCAAGGTAAGTTTTTATTATCTTTAACTCAAGTAAATACTTGGCAAAAAGTCTTATTGATTGAATGTTTTCTTTATCAAGTCCGTACCTGAGATTTTTTAAATACTCTTTTTTACTTAAGTCTAAATCCAAACTGTCTAAACGTTCAAAAAAATCTCTTACATTCTGTTTTAACCTTTTTTCAAAATCTAAAACTTTTTCTCTATTTTTTAAAAAGAAATCTTTATTAACACACCAAAGGGCAAATGTAAAAGGTAAACCTGTCTTGTCAAACCACAACTTTGAAAGGTCGTAAACGTACTTATAATCTTTTTTATACTCTATTGCTTTATCTCCTATCAGTAAAACAGACTGTCTTTTTTTGTAATTATCAAAGTATTTATAAATAGGTTTTTTACCTAAAAAAATCTCAAACACAACCCTTGTTAGATAAACAGATGTTTTAGACTCCTTTGTAAGATAAACAACCTCTACATCTTCTAGTGGAAGGTCTGAGCCTATTATTACAGAGTTAACTTCTTTGTAGGAGCTGATTGATAAATCAGGAATGATTAAATACTGGTAAAAGTTTTCTAAATACTCAGCTGCTGAGACTATTCCTATGTCTATTTTTTTCTCTTTTAGCAGTTTATTTAGGTTTGATGGGTAGTCTTTTACTATAGTGATGTCTTTAAATCTATCTATACCAAAAGGAAGTGTGTTTAAGTAATCTATCCACCCTACTTTCATTTTAGTTTTTCTAAAATAAATGTTTTTAACCTAAGGGTTATAACACTTACAATAAATCCAATTAATAAACTAAACACAACAACGAGTAAAGAGTAGATAAAAGGCTGTTCCAGTAGTAATTTAGCAAAGTAGTTTGAGGCTGTAAGATGGAAAACTTCCTTTGGTGGAGCTTTTATTAGTTGATAAAGACTATACGAAGCAACAACAATCATCAAAACAGCAAGCATCATCTTTATGTAAAACTTGTTTACCTTTTGACCTAACACCGCTCCAAATACAGCTCCAAAAGAAGAGCCTAAAATTAAAATCACTGTTAAAACTATATCAACACCGTGGTTTACGTAAGAGTGGAAAAATGCTAAAAATGAGGCAACAAACACCATTTGAAAAATACTTATAGATACAGCACTTATAACCTCATAACCTCCAAGGTACATCAAAGCAGGAGTGATAAGGTTTCCTCCTCCTATTCCCATTACAGCTGCTAAAAATCCTGATGAAAACCCAATAAATGCAGGGAGAAAAATAGTTAGCTCACCAGTTTTAAATTGTGTTTTAAAAGGTAGATTTTTAATAAACTGGGGTATCTGGTTAGGCTCTTTTTTATGTCTGTTTTTTATACTTTCTACTAAGATAAAAAGTCCTAAAGTTAGCAAGTAAACAACATAAACACTTAAAACAAACTTCTTTACATACCCAAGGCTTTTAAGAAGGTTTATTAAAAAAACACCAAACGAACCTCCTATAAAGCCAAAAACTACTATGTAAAGCCCCATTTTAACATCTACAACCTTTGACTTTAGGTAAGTTAAAAATCCGGATAAAGAAGCTCCAGATATCTGACTTATAGATGACCCAACTACAACAACAGAAGGTATATTCATATTTAGTAAAACTGGATTAAGTATTATACCTCCACCTATTCCAAGCATTCCTGACAAAACACCAACCACAAAACCCAAGACAAGGACGTGTATTACATTTACTTCAACGTTTGCTATTGGAAGAAGTATTTCCATTATACTCCGTACTTTTCCTTTAGTTTATTTAAAAGTCTCTCGTAAAGCTCTTTATCAGTGTCTAAAAGATTTTTTACTGATTGAACGTCCTTGTCTCCTCTTCCAGATAGGTTGATAACGACTGATTGGTGTTTGTCTAAGTTTTTTGCAATTTCTACAGCTTTTATAACTGCGTGGGAGCTCTCTAAAGCTGGTATTATACCTTCTGTTCTTGATAGTAGTAAAAATCCTTCTAACGCCTCTTCGTCAGTAGCTGTTATGTAGGTAGCTCTTCCAGATTCTTTTAAGTAAGCATGTTCTGGTCCTACACCCGGATAGTCTAATCCAGCAGATATTGAGTGAG
Protein-coding sequences here:
- a CDS encoding flavin reductase family protein produces the protein MEFEKIFKSLPEGNYTHALIPRPTAVVCVKNNPFTVAHHTPVNKDPFIYAISVDKTNYSYSLLLESQDFSINFLPFEFVKHIHTIGKTHGNEVDKWEITNLKHQKGTMIESYIITDSLVIYECKKVNHVEFQDHCLFFGKVVMKHYKKGFIKPNKVRFTLFHGKNFYSTNKHPKKLFFDNL
- a CDS encoding sulfite exporter TauE/SafE family protein: MEILLPIANVEVNVIHVLVLGFVVGVLSGMLGIGGGIILNPVLLNMNIPSVVVVGSSISQISGASLSGFLTYLKSKVVDVKMGLYIVVFGFIGGSFGVFLINLLKSLGYVKKFVLSVYVVYLLTLGLFILVESIKNRHKKEPNQIPQFIKNLPFKTQFKTGELTIFLPAFIGFSSGFLAAVMGIGGGNLITPALMYLGGYEVISAVSISIFQMVFVASFLAFFHSYVNHGVDIVLTVILILGSSFGAVFGAVLGQKVNKFYIKMMLAVLMIVVASYSLYQLIKAPPKEVFHLTASNYFAKLLLEQPFIYSLLVVVFSLLIGFIVSVITLRLKTFILEKLK
- a CDS encoding MqnA/MqnD/SBP family protein, with amino-acid sequence MKVGWIDYLNTLPFGIDRFKDITIVKDYPSNLNKLLKEKKIDIGIVSAAEYLENFYQYLIIPDLSISSYKEVNSVIIGSDLPLEDVEVVYLTKESKTSVYLTRVVFEIFLGKKPIYKYFDNYKKRQSVLLIGDKAIEYKKDYKYVYDLSKLWFDKTGLPFTFALWCVNKDFFLKNREKVLDFEKRLKQNVRDFFERLDSLDLDLSKKEYLKNLRYGLDKENIQSIRLFAKYLLELKIIKTYLDIRFTDGRVITADGTQTFYNFDYNEAYHSTKAGAYTESLYKFTLPCKIDKLAKEKEEINILDVGFGLGYNVAVAVKVAKENNQNIKINIVSVEKDENFLERINQMEIPENLQKEYNFIKSLKPSKITLNENIYPSYTASADGVSLTVVLGEGRRILLDLSKSGYKFDAVFYDPFSPKVNTEMWTLDLFKVVKNLMTDKAILATYSASLPVRKGLIEAGFKIGLVEPVGRRSPSTVATIKGDIPELPEKEKQRLETSPLAKPYLDPCLCKTKEEIVKDYQKTAF